A region of Leclercia adecarboxylata DNA encodes the following proteins:
- the phnN gene encoding ribose 1,5-bisphosphokinase, with protein sequence MMGRVIWLMGPSGSGKDSLLAALRQQSQPQMLVAHRYITRPASAGSENHIALSEPEFFTRAGQQLFALSWHANGYYYGVGLEIDLWLHAGFDVVVNGSRAHLPQAQARYAQALLPICLQVSPEILRQRLQDRGRESAKEIDQRLERAARYTPSHCPVLNNDGSLHQSVDNFLSLISQKEKNHA encoded by the coding sequence CTGATGGGAAGAGTGATCTGGTTAATGGGGCCGTCCGGCTCCGGAAAGGATAGCCTGCTGGCGGCGTTGCGCCAGCAGTCACAGCCGCAGATGCTGGTGGCGCATCGCTACATTACCCGCCCCGCCAGCGCCGGGAGCGAAAACCATATCGCCCTCAGCGAGCCCGAGTTTTTTACCCGCGCCGGGCAGCAGCTGTTTGCCCTGAGCTGGCACGCCAACGGCTATTATTATGGGGTGGGCCTGGAGATCGACCTGTGGCTGCATGCCGGGTTTGACGTGGTGGTAAACGGCTCGCGCGCCCATCTGCCCCAGGCGCAGGCGCGGTATGCGCAGGCATTGCTGCCGATCTGCCTGCAGGTGTCGCCGGAGATCCTGCGTCAACGCCTGCAGGACCGGGGTCGGGAGAGCGCAAAAGAGATCGACCAGCGGCTGGAGCGCGCCGCCCGCTATACGCCCTCCCACTGCCCTGTTCTGAATAACGACGGAAGTTTGCATCAGTCTGTCGATAACTTCCTGTCACTCATTAGCCAGAAGGAGAAAAACCATGCCTGA
- a CDS encoding sugar ABC transporter ATP-binding protein: MSRTPVLEMRNIAKTFGSFHALKGVDLTVFPGEIHALMGENGAGKSTLMKILAGAYIATSGEILIDGKPFHIKGPKDALAAGITLIYQEMQLAPNLTVAENIFLGSELSRGGLVQRREMAAQAQAVIDRLGAHFKATDLVMKLTIAEQQQVEIARALHRNSRILVMDEPTAALSSRETHRLFELIMRLRDEGMAIIYISHRMAEVYELSDRVSVLRDGQYVGSLTRDKLNASELVRMMVGRPLSDLFNKERDIPLGSPRLNVHHLTDGSKVQPCSLLVRSGEIVGLAGLVGAGRSELAQLIFGVRKATGGMIEVDGEPVVIHSPRAAIDHGIGFLTENRKEQGLFLELAAQENITMATLERDATFGWLNRKKAQSISDDAIALLNIRVPHSQVRAGGLSGGNQQKLLISRWVAIGPRILILDEPTRGVDVGAKSEIYRIMNQMARKGVAILMISSELPEVVGMSDRVYVMREGSIAGELHRSDISQENIMTLATGVNDSHHQAVKS, from the coding sequence ATGAGCAGGACCCCGGTTTTAGAGATGCGCAACATTGCCAAAACCTTTGGCAGCTTCCACGCGCTGAAGGGTGTGGATCTGACGGTCTTTCCCGGTGAGATCCACGCTTTAATGGGTGAAAACGGCGCCGGAAAAAGCACGCTGATGAAAATTCTCGCCGGGGCTTACATCGCCACCAGCGGCGAGATCCTGATCGACGGCAAGCCGTTTCACATCAAAGGCCCGAAGGACGCGCTGGCGGCGGGCATCACCCTGATTTATCAGGAGATGCAGCTGGCACCGAATCTCACCGTGGCCGAAAACATCTTCCTCGGCAGCGAGCTGTCGCGCGGCGGGCTGGTGCAGCGCAGAGAGATGGCGGCCCAGGCCCAGGCGGTGATTGACCGCCTCGGCGCTCACTTTAAGGCCACCGACCTGGTGATGAAACTGACCATCGCCGAGCAGCAGCAGGTGGAGATTGCCCGGGCGCTGCACCGCAACAGCCGCATTCTGGTGATGGATGAACCCACCGCCGCCCTCTCGTCACGCGAAACCCACCGTCTGTTTGAGCTGATTATGCGTCTGCGCGATGAGGGGATGGCGATTATCTATATCAGCCACCGTATGGCGGAGGTCTATGAACTGTCGGACCGCGTCAGCGTGCTGCGTGACGGCCAGTATGTCGGCAGCCTGACCCGCGACAAGCTCAACGCCTCCGAGCTGGTGCGGATGATGGTCGGACGGCCCTTAAGCGATCTGTTTAACAAGGAGCGCGATATCCCGCTCGGCAGCCCGCGTCTTAACGTCCATCACCTCACCGACGGCAGCAAAGTTCAGCCCTGCAGCCTGCTGGTGCGCTCCGGCGAAATCGTCGGCCTCGCCGGGCTGGTGGGGGCCGGGCGTTCGGAGCTGGCCCAGCTGATTTTCGGCGTGCGCAAAGCGACGGGCGGCATGATAGAGGTGGATGGCGAACCGGTGGTGATCCACTCCCCGCGCGCCGCCATCGACCACGGGATCGGTTTTTTAACCGAGAACCGCAAGGAGCAGGGGCTGTTTCTCGAGCTGGCGGCGCAGGAGAACATCACCATGGCGACGCTGGAGCGTGACGCCACTTTCGGCTGGCTCAACCGCAAAAAAGCGCAGTCGATCTCCGATGACGCCATCGCCCTGCTCAATATTCGCGTGCCGCATTCCCAGGTGCGGGCGGGCGGGCTCTCCGGCGGCAATCAGCAAAAGCTGCTTATCTCCCGCTGGGTGGCGATTGGCCCGCGCATTCTGATCCTCGATGAACCGACCCGCGGCGTGGACGTCGGCGCCAAAAGCGAGATCTACCGGATCATGAACCAGATGGCGCGCAAAGGGGTGGCGATCCTGATGATCTCCAGCGAACTGCCGGAAGTGGTCGGCATGAGCGATCGCGTGTATGTGATGCGCGAAGGGAGCATTGCCGGGGAGCTGCACCGGAGCGATATCTCTCAGGAAAATATAATGACGCTGGCAACCGGCGTGAACGACTCTCATCACCAGGCGGTAAAATCATGA
- the phnO gene encoding aminoalkylphosphonate N-acetyltransferase: protein MPECELRPATPEDVDAVYGLICELKQAELDRSAFHAGFAANLQDHNMRYQLAERDGHIIGMIGLHMQFHLHHANWIGEIQELVVMPQARGLKVGSQLLAWAEEEARHAGAEMTELSTSVRRLDAHRFYLREGYTQSHFRFTKPL, encoded by the coding sequence ATGCCTGAGTGTGAGTTGCGTCCCGCCACCCCGGAGGACGTCGATGCGGTCTATGGCCTGATCTGCGAATTAAAACAGGCGGAGCTTGATCGGTCGGCGTTTCATGCCGGGTTCGCGGCCAATCTGCAGGATCACAATATGCGTTACCAGCTGGCCGAACGGGATGGACACATCATCGGGATGATCGGCCTGCACATGCAGTTTCATCTCCATCACGCCAACTGGATCGGTGAAATCCAGGAGCTGGTGGTGATGCCCCAGGCGCGCGGCCTGAAGGTTGGCAGCCAGCTGCTGGCCTGGGCGGAAGAGGAGGCCCGCCATGCCGGGGCGGAGATGACCGAGCTTTCCACCAGCGTCAGGCGCCTCGACGCGCACCGTTTTTATCTTCGTGAAGGGTACACACAGAGCCATTTCCGCTTTACCAAACCGCTGTAA
- the phnP gene encoding phosphonate metabolism protein PhnP, translated as MSLTITLTGTGGAQLVPAFGCDCPACRRARLQEDHRRRPCSAVVKFNDAVTLLDAGIPHLMDDWPAGSFQQILLTHYHMDHVQGLFPLRWGVGATIPVYGPPDDSGCDDLFKHPGILDFSHTLEPFVVFELQGLRVTPLPLNHSKLTFGYLLESAHSRVAWLSDTAGLPDKTVKFLLNNQPQAIVIDCSHPPREETPRNHCDLNTVIALNQVIGCPQVILTHISHEFDVWMMDNPLPEGFEAGYDGMVLMLD; from the coding sequence ATGAGTCTGACCATTACGTTAACAGGAACCGGTGGCGCCCAGCTGGTGCCCGCCTTTGGCTGCGACTGTCCGGCCTGTCGCCGGGCGCGTTTGCAGGAGGATCATCGCCGTCGCCCCTGTAGCGCGGTGGTCAAATTCAATGATGCGGTGACGCTGCTCGATGCGGGGATCCCGCACCTGATGGACGACTGGCCAGCGGGCAGTTTTCAGCAGATTTTGCTCACCCATTACCACATGGATCATGTCCAGGGGCTGTTCCCGCTGCGCTGGGGCGTGGGAGCGACCATTCCGGTGTACGGCCCACCGGACGACAGCGGCTGCGACGATCTGTTTAAGCATCCCGGCATCCTCGACTTTAGCCACACCCTGGAGCCCTTTGTGGTGTTTGAACTGCAGGGCCTGCGGGTAACGCCGCTGCCGCTCAACCATTCGAAGCTGACCTTTGGCTATCTGCTGGAGAGCGCCCACAGCCGAGTGGCCTGGCTGTCCGATACCGCCGGACTGCCGGATAAAACGGTGAAGTTTTTACTCAACAACCAGCCGCAGGCCATCGTGATTGACTGCAGCCACCCGCCGCGGGAAGAGACGCCGCGCAACCATTGCGACCTGAATACGGTTATCGCGCTCAATCAGGTGATTGGCTGTCCGCAGGTGATCCTGACCCATATCAGCCATGAGTTTGACGTCTGGATGATGGACAACCCGCTGCCGGAGGGGTTTGAGGCGGGGTATGACGGGATGGTATTGATGCTGGATTGA
- the yjdP gene encoding DDRRRQL repeat protein YjdP, whose product MKRYSTALLFGLLSLTSHLAHADIVDDTIGNIQQAINDAYNPDSNNRNSDDDRYEDSRRSNDSRQYEDRRRQLEDRRRQLDDRQRQLDEERRRLEDDERRLEDDYDRR is encoded by the coding sequence ATGAAACGTTACTCTACCGCTCTGTTATTTGGTCTGCTCTCTTTAACCAGCCATCTGGCTCATGCCGATATCGTTGACGATACGATCGGCAATATTCAGCAGGCCATCAACGACGCTTACAATCCTGACAGCAATAATCGTAATTCCGACGACGATCGCTACGAAGATAGCCGTCGCAGTAATGACAGCCGACAGTATGAAGATCGTCGCAGACAGCTTGAGGACCGGCGCCGTCAGCTGGACGATCGTCAGCGGCAGTTGGATGAAGAGCGACGTCGTTTAGAAGATGACGAGCGTCGTTTGGAGGATGATTACGATCGGCGGTAA
- the phnL gene encoding phosphonate C-P lyase system protein PhnL — translation MIRVENVSKTFVLHQQNGVRLPVLQNASLEVKNGECVVLHGHSGSGKSTLLRSLYANYLPDEGHIHIRHGDEWVDLVQAPARKVRDVRRTTIGWVSQFLRVIPRVPALEVVMQPLLDLGVPRDTCAAKAASLLTRLNVPDRLWHLAPSTFSGGEQQRVNIARGFIVDYPILLLDEPTASLDAKNSAAVIELIEEAKARGAAIVGIFHDDAVRDRVADRLHPMGITA, via the coding sequence ATGATCCGCGTTGAAAACGTCAGTAAAACCTTTGTGCTCCACCAGCAAAACGGCGTCCGCCTGCCGGTGCTGCAAAACGCCTCCCTTGAGGTAAAAAATGGCGAATGCGTGGTGCTGCACGGCCACTCCGGCAGCGGCAAATCGACCCTGCTGCGCTCGCTGTACGCCAACTATCTGCCGGACGAAGGCCATATCCATATCCGCCACGGCGACGAATGGGTGGATCTGGTGCAGGCCCCGGCGCGCAAGGTGCGCGATGTGCGCCGTACCACCATCGGCTGGGTCAGCCAGTTTTTACGGGTGATCCCGCGCGTTCCGGCCCTGGAAGTGGTGATGCAGCCCCTGCTGGATCTCGGCGTGCCGCGCGACACCTGCGCCGCCAAGGCCGCCAGCCTGCTGACGCGCCTGAACGTGCCGGATCGCCTGTGGCATCTCGCCCCCTCCACCTTCTCCGGCGGGGAGCAGCAGCGGGTGAACATCGCCCGCGGCTTTATCGTCGATTACCCGATTTTACTGCTCGATGAACCGACCGCCTCGCTGGATGCGAAAAACAGCGCCGCGGTGATTGAACTGATCGAAGAAGCCAAAGCGCGCGGCGCGGCGATCGTCGGGATCTTCCACGACGACGCCGTGCGGGATCGCGTGGCGGATCGTCTGCACCCGATGGGGATCACAGCATGA
- a CDS encoding ABC transporter substrate-binding protein, which translates to MKLKPLVTALCAGALLAASPFVQAKELKSIGVTVGDLANPFFVQITKGAELEARKLAGDNVKVTLVSSGYDLGQQVSQIDNFIAAKVDMIILNAADSKGIGPAVKRAKDAGIVVVAVDVAAEGADATITSNNTQAGEIACKLITDRLKGKGNVVIINGPPVSAVQNRVEGCQNEFKKHPDIKVLSDNQNAKGSREGGLEVMTSLLAANPKIDGVFAINDPTAIGADLAAKQAQRSEFFIVGVDGSPDAEEALKRENSLFIATPAQDPQVMAAKAVEIGYDILQGKPAPKEPVLIPVTMIDKSSVGTYKGWTVK; encoded by the coding sequence ATGAAATTGAAGCCCTTAGTTACCGCGCTCTGCGCTGGCGCACTGCTTGCAGCAAGCCCGTTTGTCCAGGCCAAAGAGCTGAAATCCATCGGCGTGACGGTGGGCGATCTGGCGAACCCGTTCTTTGTGCAGATCACCAAGGGGGCGGAGCTGGAAGCGCGCAAGCTGGCAGGCGATAACGTAAAAGTGACCCTGGTCTCCAGCGGTTACGATCTCGGCCAGCAGGTTTCTCAGATTGATAATTTTATCGCGGCGAAGGTCGATATGATAATTCTCAACGCCGCAGACTCGAAAGGGATCGGCCCGGCGGTGAAGCGCGCGAAAGATGCCGGGATTGTGGTGGTGGCGGTTGACGTGGCGGCAGAAGGTGCCGATGCCACTATCACCTCCAACAACACCCAGGCCGGTGAGATAGCCTGTAAGCTGATTACCGACCGTCTGAAAGGCAAAGGCAACGTGGTGATCATCAACGGACCGCCGGTCTCTGCGGTACAGAACCGTGTGGAAGGGTGCCAGAATGAGTTCAAAAAGCATCCGGATATCAAGGTGCTCTCGGATAACCAGAACGCCAAAGGCAGCCGCGAAGGCGGGCTGGAAGTCATGACCTCCCTGCTGGCGGCCAATCCGAAGATCGACGGCGTGTTTGCGATCAACGATCCAACGGCGATCGGTGCCGATCTGGCAGCCAAACAGGCGCAACGTAGCGAGTTCTTTATCGTTGGCGTGGATGGCTCACCGGATGCCGAAGAGGCCCTGAAGCGTGAAAACTCTCTATTTATCGCAACACCTGCCCAGGATCCGCAGGTGATGGCGGCGAAAGCGGTGGAGATCGGCTACGACATTCTGCAGGGCAAACCTGCGCCGAAAGAGCCGGTTCTGATCCCGGTGACGATGATCGATAAGAGCAGCGTCGGCACCTATAAGGGCTGGACGGTGAAGTAA
- a CDS encoding ABC transporter permease subunit, which translates to MSQQNSPQQVAKAASAKKMLMGDLMQTIGILPILILIVAVFGFIAPNFFTESNLLNITRQASINIVLAAGMTFIILTGGIDLSVGSILGTTAVAAMVVSLMPELSMLSVPAALMLGMVLGLFNGALVAFAGLPPFIVTLGTYTALRGAAYLLADGTTVINSSISFEWIGNNYLGPVPWLVVIALAVIAVCWFILRRTTLGVHIYAVGGNMQAARLTGIKVWLVLLFVYGMSGLLSGLGGVMSASRLYSANGNLGTGYELDAIAAVILGGTSFVGGIGTITGTLVGALIIATLNNGMTLMGVSYFWQLVIKGAVIIIAVLIDKYRTRHHQSA; encoded by the coding sequence ATGAGCCAACAAAACAGTCCGCAACAGGTGGCCAAAGCGGCCTCCGCTAAAAAAATGCTGATGGGCGATCTGATGCAAACCATCGGTATCCTGCCGATATTGATCCTGATTGTCGCGGTATTTGGCTTTATCGCGCCTAACTTCTTTACCGAAAGCAACCTGCTGAACATCACCCGTCAGGCGTCGATCAACATCGTGTTGGCGGCGGGGATGACCTTCATCATTCTGACCGGCGGCATTGACCTCTCGGTGGGGTCGATTCTGGGCACCACGGCGGTGGCGGCGATGGTGGTGTCGCTGATGCCGGAGCTGTCCATGCTCTCGGTCCCGGCGGCACTGATGCTCGGTATGGTGCTGGGGCTGTTCAACGGGGCGCTGGTGGCCTTTGCCGGGCTACCGCCCTTTATCGTCACGCTCGGCACCTATACGGCGCTGCGCGGGGCGGCCTACCTGCTGGCCGATGGCACGACGGTTATCAACTCCAGCATCAGCTTTGAGTGGATCGGCAATAACTACCTCGGGCCGGTGCCGTGGCTGGTGGTGATTGCCCTGGCGGTGATTGCCGTCTGCTGGTTCATCCTGCGCCGCACCACCCTTGGAGTACATATCTACGCGGTGGGCGGCAACATGCAGGCCGCGCGCTTAACGGGGATTAAGGTCTGGCTGGTGCTGCTGTTTGTCTACGGCATGAGCGGCCTGCTGTCGGGTCTCGGCGGGGTGATGAGCGCCTCCAGGCTCTACAGCGCCAACGGCAACCTGGGCACCGGCTATGAGCTGGACGCCATCGCGGCGGTGATCCTCGGCGGCACCAGCTTCGTCGGCGGCATCGGCACCATCACCGGCACGCTGGTGGGGGCGCTGATCATCGCTACCCTCAACAACGGCATGACGCTGATGGGCGTCTCCTACTTCTGGCAACTGGTGATCAAAGGGGCGGTGATCATCATTGCGGTACTGATCGACAAATACCGTACCCGACACCATCAAAGTGCATAA
- the phnK gene encoding phosphonate C-P lyase system protein PhnK has translation MKPLLSVNNLTHLYAPGKGFSDVSFDLWPGEVLGIVGESGSGKTTLLKSISARLAPQNGEILYDGDSLYGMSEAERRRLLRTEWGVVHQHPMDGLRRQVSAGGNIGERLMATGARHYGEIRATAKHWLEEVEIPSSRIDDLPTTFSGGMQQRLQIARNLVTHPKLVFMDEPTGGLDVSVQARLLDLLRGLVVELNLAVVIVTHDLGVARLLADRLLVMKSGEVVESGLTDRVLDDPHHPYTQLLVSSVLQN, from the coding sequence ATGAAACCGCTGCTTTCGGTCAATAACCTGACCCACCTTTATGCGCCGGGCAAAGGCTTCAGCGACGTGTCGTTCGACCTGTGGCCGGGCGAAGTGCTGGGGATTGTCGGCGAGTCCGGCTCCGGCAAAACCACCCTGCTGAAGTCCATCTCCGCCCGTCTGGCCCCGCAGAACGGCGAGATTCTCTATGACGGCGATTCGCTGTACGGCATGAGCGAGGCGGAGCGCCGCCGCCTGCTGCGCACCGAATGGGGCGTGGTGCACCAGCACCCGATGGACGGCCTGCGCCGCCAGGTGTCGGCGGGGGGCAATATCGGCGAACGGTTGATGGCCACCGGCGCGCGCCATTACGGTGAGATCCGCGCGACGGCGAAACACTGGCTCGAGGAGGTGGAGATCCCGTCCTCGCGCATCGACGACCTGCCCACCACCTTCTCCGGCGGCATGCAGCAGCGTCTGCAGATCGCCCGCAACCTGGTCACCCATCCGAAGCTGGTGTTTATGGACGAACCCACCGGCGGGCTCGACGTCTCGGTGCAGGCCCGTCTGCTGGATCTGCTGCGTGGTCTGGTGGTGGAGCTGAACCTGGCGGTGGTGATTGTCACCCACGATCTGGGCGTCGCCCGCCTGCTGGCGGACCGTCTGCTGGTGATGAAGAGCGGCGAGGTGGTGGAAAGTGGGCTGACCGACCGGGTACTCGACGACCCGCATCACCCTTACACCCAGCTGCTGGTGTCGTCCGTTTTGCAGAATTGA
- a CDS encoding hybrid sensor histidine kinase/response regulator, with product MPSRRPPFFASARGRLLIFNLLVVAVTLMVSGVAVLGFRHASHIQEEVQRQTLDDMNGSMNLARETANVATAAVRLSQVVGALEYKDEANRLKQTQTALGHSLEQLAWAPLAQQEPALVARIIRRSNELQRSVTGMLERGQRRHLERNALLSSLYQSQSYLRHLQDINRRFASNVPDARLLSEMDRLIVAAIETPSPRATIQQLDRVTAMLPQGVTQPVVSLVLPDFNAELNKLGPLSRQLEESDLSISWYMFHIKALVAILNSDINQYVEQVAQASQLRTAESYQELRSISVFITVFAVLALIITAFACWYIYRNLGTNLTAISRAMSRLAHGEQDVSVPALQRRDELGELARAFNVFARNTASLEHTTRLLKEKTSQMEVDRIERQGLEEALLHSQKMKAVGQLTGGLAHDFNNLLAVIIGSLELADPHSPDAPRISRALKAAERGALLTQRLLAFSRKQSLNPHAVEMKPLLENLAELMRHSLPATIALEIEAQTPAWPAWIDVSQLENAIINLVMNARDAMEGHAGTIKIRTWNQRVTRSDGRRQDMVALEVIDHGSGMSQAIKSRVFEPFFTTKQTGSGSGLGLSMVYGFVRQSGGRVEIESAPGQGTTVRLHLPRATQQALPQPETLAAAAAAQSDRLVLVLDDQSDVRQTLCEQLHQLGYLTLEAETGEQALQMLSASADIEMFISDLMLPGTLSGAEVIQQVRQQFPHLPALLMSGQDLRPAHNPQLPDVELLRKPFTRAQLAQALQKAMRI from the coding sequence ATGCCCTCACGCCGTCCCCCCTTCTTCGCCAGCGCCCGTGGCCGCCTGCTGATCTTTAATCTGCTGGTGGTGGCGGTGACGTTAATGGTCAGCGGCGTGGCAGTGCTGGGCTTTCGCCACGCCAGCCATATTCAGGAGGAGGTGCAGCGCCAGACCCTGGACGACATGAACGGCAGCATGAACCTGGCGCGGGAAACCGCCAACGTGGCGACGGCGGCGGTGCGGCTGTCGCAGGTGGTGGGGGCGCTGGAGTATAAAGACGAAGCCAACCGGCTCAAGCAGACCCAGACCGCGCTGGGCCATTCGCTGGAGCAGCTTGCCTGGGCTCCTCTGGCGCAGCAGGAGCCGGCGCTGGTGGCGCGGATCATCCGGCGCAGCAACGAGCTGCAGCGAAGCGTAACCGGGATGCTGGAGCGCGGGCAGCGTCGCCATCTGGAGCGTAACGCCCTGCTGAGCTCGCTCTACCAGAGCCAGAGCTATCTCCGTCATCTGCAGGACATCAACCGTCGCTTCGCCAGCAACGTCCCCGACGCCCGGTTGCTCAGCGAGATGGACCGCCTTATCGTCGCCGCCATCGAAACCCCCTCGCCGCGGGCGACCATTCAGCAGCTGGACAGGGTGACGGCGATGTTGCCTCAGGGGGTCACGCAGCCGGTGGTGAGCCTCGTCCTGCCTGATTTTAACGCCGAGCTGAACAAGCTCGGCCCGCTCTCCAGGCAGCTGGAGGAGAGCGATCTCTCCATCAGCTGGTATATGTTCCACATCAAAGCGCTGGTGGCGATCCTCAACAGCGACATCAATCAGTACGTGGAGCAGGTGGCGCAGGCCTCGCAGCTGCGCACCGCCGAGAGCTATCAGGAGCTGCGCTCCATCAGCGTCTTTATCACTGTTTTTGCCGTGCTGGCGCTGATCATCACCGCCTTTGCCTGCTGGTACATCTACCGCAACCTGGGCACCAACCTGACCGCCATCTCCCGGGCGATGTCGCGGCTGGCTCACGGCGAGCAGGATGTCTCGGTGCCTGCGCTGCAGCGCCGGGATGAGCTGGGCGAGCTGGCGAGGGCGTTCAACGTCTTTGCCCGCAATACCGCGTCGCTGGAGCACACCACCCGGCTGTTAAAAGAGAAGACTTCGCAGATGGAGGTGGATCGCATTGAACGTCAGGGGCTGGAAGAGGCGCTGCTGCACAGCCAGAAGATGAAGGCGGTGGGCCAGCTGACGGGCGGGCTGGCGCATGATTTCAACAATCTGCTGGCGGTGATCATCGGCAGCCTGGAGCTTGCCGATCCCCATTCGCCGGACGCGCCGCGCATCAGCCGGGCGCTGAAGGCCGCCGAGCGCGGGGCGCTGTTAACCCAGCGCCTGCTGGCCTTCTCCCGCAAGCAGTCCCTGAACCCGCACGCGGTGGAGATGAAGCCCCTGCTGGAGAACCTGGCCGAGCTGATGCGCCACTCTCTGCCCGCCACTATCGCCCTGGAGATCGAAGCGCAAACCCCGGCGTGGCCAGCGTGGATTGACGTCAGCCAACTCGAGAACGCCATTATCAACCTGGTGATGAACGCCCGCGATGCGATGGAAGGGCACGCCGGCACCATCAAAATCCGCACCTGGAACCAGCGCGTCACCCGCAGCGACGGCCGCAGGCAGGATATGGTGGCGCTGGAGGTGATCGACCACGGCAGCGGCATGTCGCAGGCCATCAAATCCCGGGTCTTTGAACCCTTCTTCACCACCAAGCAGACCGGGAGCGGCAGCGGGCTGGGGCTGTCGATGGTATATGGTTTCGTGCGCCAGTCCGGCGGGCGGGTGGAGATCGAAAGCGCTCCCGGACAGGGCACCACCGTGCGGCTGCATCTGCCTCGCGCCACGCAGCAGGCGCTTCCCCAGCCGGAAACGCTGGCGGCAGCCGCAGCGGCGCAAAGCGACCGGCTGGTACTGGTGCTGGACGATCAGAGCGATGTCCGCCAGACCCTGTGCGAACAGCTGCACCAGCTGGGCTATCTGACGCTGGAGGCCGAAACCGGCGAGCAAGCATTACAGATGCTGAGCGCCTCGGCGGATATCGAGATGTTTATCAGCGACTTAATGCTACCCGGCACGCTGAGCGGCGCGGAGGTGATCCAGCAGGTCCGCCAGCAGTTCCCGCATCTGCCGGCGCTGTTGATGAGCGGCCAGGATCTGCGTCCGGCTCACAACCCGCAGCTCCCGGACGTGGAGCTGCTGCGCAAACCCTTTACCCGGGCGCAGCTGGCGCAGGCGCTACAAAAAGCGATGAGAATTTGA
- the phnM gene encoding alpha-D-ribose 1-methylphosphonate 5-triphosphate diphosphatase: MIVNNVKLVLENEVVDGSIDVQDGVIRAFAETQSRLPEAMDGEGGWLLPGLIELHTDNMDKFFTPRPKVDWPAHSAMSSHDGMMVASGITTVLDAVAIGDVRDGGDRLENLEKMINAVEETQKRGLNRAEHRLHLRCELPHHTTLPLFEKLAGREPVTLVSLMDHSPGQRQFANIEKYREYYQGKYSLNDAQMARYEEEQLALAARWSQPNRQAIAALCRERNIALASHDDATADHVRESHQLGSVIAEFPTTFEAAEASRQHGMNVLMGAPNIVRGGSHSGNVAASRLASLGLLDILSSDYYPASLLDAAFGVADDEGNGFTLPQAIRLVTRNPAQALNLHDRGVIGEGKRADLVLAHRKGEHIHIDHVWRQGKRVF; the protein is encoded by the coding sequence ATGATCGTAAACAACGTAAAACTGGTGCTGGAAAACGAAGTCGTTGACGGCTCCATCGACGTTCAGGACGGCGTCATTCGCGCCTTTGCCGAAACCCAGAGCCGCCTGCCCGAGGCGATGGACGGTGAAGGCGGCTGGCTGCTACCGGGGCTGATCGAGCTGCACACCGACAACATGGACAAGTTCTTCACCCCGCGCCCCAAAGTTGACTGGCCCGCCCATTCGGCGATGAGCAGCCACGACGGGATGATGGTCGCCAGCGGCATCACCACCGTGCTGGACGCGGTGGCGATTGGCGACGTGCGCGACGGCGGCGACCGTCTGGAGAATCTGGAGAAGATGATCAACGCCGTGGAAGAGACGCAGAAGCGCGGCCTCAACCGCGCCGAGCACCGTCTGCACCTGCGCTGCGAACTGCCCCATCACACCACCCTGCCGCTGTTCGAAAAGCTGGCGGGCCGCGAGCCGGTGACCCTGGTATCGCTGATGGACCACTCCCCGGGTCAGCGCCAGTTCGCCAACATCGAAAAGTATCGCGAATACTATCAGGGCAAGTACTCCCTCAACGACGCGCAGATGGCGCGCTACGAAGAGGAGCAGCTGGCGCTTGCCGCCCGCTGGTCGCAGCCCAATCGTCAGGCCATTGCCGCGCTGTGCCGGGAGCGCAATATCGCTCTTGCCAGCCATGACGACGCCACGGCGGATCATGTCCGGGAATCCCACCAGCTTGGCAGCGTTATCGCCGAATTTCCCACCACGTTCGAGGCCGCAGAGGCTTCGCGCCAGCACGGAATGAACGTGCTGATGGGCGCCCCGAACATCGTGCGCGGCGGATCGCACTCCGGCAACGTGGCGGCAAGCAGGCTGGCGTCCCTCGGCCTGCTGGATATCCTGTCGTCCGATTACTACCCCGCCAGCCTGCTGGATGCCGCGTTCGGCGTGGCGGATGACGAAGGCAACGGATTTACCCTGCCGCAGGCGATCCGCCTGGTGACCCGAAACCCGGCGCAGGCGCTGAACCTGCACGATCGCGGGGTGATTGGCGAAGGCAAGCGGGCCGACCTGGTGCTGGCGCACCGTAAAGGCGAGCACATTCATATCGACCACGTCTGGCGTCAGGGAAAACGGGTGTTCTGA